One Caulobacter segnis genomic window carries:
- a CDS encoding FKBP-type peptidyl-prolyl cis-trans isomerase produces the protein MRLLAPLALAAFLAAGAANAQVTPTAPPQLNAGPSANAVAGKAFLEKNAKAPGVVVLPSGLQYKITTSGPKTGPSPKLGDIVKVNYEGKLLSGAVFDSSFARGKAAIMPADGLIEGWLQALPLMHVGDEWTLYIPSELGYGPRDMGEIPPDSVLVFRLKLEGMLAVD, from the coding sequence ATGCGCCTTCTCGCTCCTCTCGCCCTCGCGGCCTTCCTCGCCGCCGGCGCGGCCAACGCCCAGGTCACGCCGACCGCGCCGCCGCAGCTGAACGCCGGGCCGTCCGCCAACGCCGTGGCCGGCAAGGCCTTCCTGGAGAAGAACGCCAAGGCCCCGGGCGTCGTCGTCCTGCCCTCGGGCCTGCAGTACAAGATCACCACCTCGGGCCCGAAGACTGGCCCGTCGCCGAAGCTGGGCGACATCGTCAAGGTCAACTACGAGGGCAAGCTGCTGAGCGGCGCGGTGTTCGACTCGAGCTTCGCGCGCGGCAAGGCGGCGATCATGCCGGCCGACGGCCTGATCGAAGGCTGGCTGCAGGCCCTGCCGCTGATGCATGTCGGCGACGAATGGACCCTCTACATCCCGTCGGAGCTGGGCTACGGCCCCCGCGACATGGGCGAGATCCCGCCCGACAGCGTGCTGGTGTTTCGGCTGAAGCTAGAAGGCATGCTGGCGGTGGATTGA
- the rutA gene encoding pyrimidine utilization protein A — translation MQVGVFIPIGNNGWLISETSPQYMPSFELNKEITQKAEKYGFDFALSMIKLRGFGGKTQFWEHNLESFTLMAGLAAVTSKIKIFATVATLTIPPAIVARMASTIDSIAPGRFGVNLVTGWQKAEYSQMGLWPGEEHYTDRYNYLAEYTTVLKDLLETGVSDFKGKYFTMDDCRVSPHPKETKLICAGSSDEGLAFTAQYADYSFALGKGTNTPTAFADVNKRLEAAAAKTGRDVQSFILFMIIADETDEKAMAKWQKYRDGADQEALAWLTQQAAPNAKAGATTNTTQLAAPESAVNLNMGTLVGSYESIARMMDEIAEVPGTAGVLLTFDDFVKGVEDFGEKIQPLMKSRAK, via the coding sequence ATGCAGGTCGGCGTCTTCATCCCCATCGGCAACAACGGCTGGCTCATCTCCGAGACCTCGCCGCAGTACATGCCCAGCTTCGAGCTGAACAAGGAGATCACCCAGAAGGCCGAGAAGTACGGCTTCGACTTCGCGCTCTCGATGATCAAGCTGCGCGGGTTCGGCGGCAAGACGCAGTTCTGGGAGCACAATCTCGAGAGCTTCACCCTGATGGCGGGCCTGGCGGCCGTGACCAGCAAGATCAAGATCTTCGCCACCGTCGCCACCCTGACCATCCCGCCGGCCATCGTGGCGCGCATGGCCTCGACCATCGACTCGATCGCCCCCGGCCGTTTCGGGGTGAACCTGGTCACCGGCTGGCAGAAGGCCGAGTACAGCCAGATGGGCCTCTGGCCCGGCGAAGAGCACTACACCGACCGCTACAACTACCTGGCCGAATACACGACCGTGCTGAAGGACCTGCTGGAGACCGGCGTTTCGGACTTCAAGGGCAAGTACTTCACCATGGACGACTGCCGGGTCAGCCCCCACCCCAAGGAGACCAAGCTGATCTGCGCCGGCTCGTCCGACGAGGGCCTGGCCTTCACGGCCCAGTACGCCGACTACAGCTTCGCCCTGGGCAAGGGGACCAACACGCCGACCGCCTTCGCCGACGTCAACAAACGCCTGGAGGCCGCCGCCGCCAAGACCGGCCGCGACGTGCAGTCGTTCATCCTGTTCATGATCATCGCCGACGAGACCGACGAGAAGGCGATGGCCAAGTGGCAGAAATATCGTGACGGCGCGGACCAGGAGGCCCTGGCCTGGCTGACCCAGCAGGCCGCCCCCAACGCCAAGGCCGGCGCCACGACCAACACCACCCAGCTGGCCGCGCCGGAGTCGGCGGTGAACCTGAACATGGGCACCCTGGTGGGCAGCTACGAAAGCATCGCCCGCATGATGGACGAGATCGCCGAGGTGCCCGGCACCGCCGGCGTGCTGCTGACCTTCGACGACTTCGTGAAGGGGGTCGAGGATTTCGGCGAGAAGATCCAGCCGCTGATGAAGTCGCGCGCGAAGTAG
- the rutD gene encoding pyrimidine utilization protein D produces the protein MSSGLVDGLHYELHGGPVAGREVVLLSSGLGGSGAFWAPQMQALLERWPVVLYDHRGTGRSVRELPPGPYGVADMAADMVKVMDALGLAKAHVVGHAAGGNAGLQLALDAPDRLAKLVVVNGWSRPDPHIKRCFDTRIHLLNDTGPEAYVHAQPIFLYPADWISRNHARLMAEEAHHVAGFPPREVMLARINALLAFDIDARLDEITHRVLISASADDMLVPMSCSQRLAGRLPNADFQQVAWGGHGFTVTDPETFNEALVNFLQGE, from the coding sequence ATGAGTTCTGGCCTGGTCGACGGCCTCCACTACGAGCTGCACGGCGGCCCCGTCGCCGGGCGCGAGGTCGTGCTGCTGTCGTCGGGCCTGGGCGGCTCGGGCGCGTTCTGGGCCCCGCAGATGCAGGCCTTGCTGGAGCGCTGGCCGGTCGTGCTCTACGACCACCGGGGCACGGGCCGCAGCGTCCGCGAGCTGCCGCCCGGCCCCTACGGCGTCGCCGACATGGCCGCCGACATGGTCAAGGTCATGGACGCCCTGGGCCTGGCCAAGGCGCATGTCGTCGGCCACGCGGCCGGCGGCAACGCCGGCCTGCAGCTGGCCCTGGACGCCCCCGACCGCCTCGCCAAGCTGGTGGTGGTCAACGGCTGGTCCCGGCCCGATCCGCATATCAAGCGGTGCTTCGACACCCGCATCCATCTGCTGAACGACACGGGCCCCGAAGCCTATGTCCACGCCCAGCCGATCTTCCTCTATCCGGCCGACTGGATATCGCGGAACCATGCCCGGCTGATGGCCGAGGAGGCCCACCACGTGGCTGGCTTCCCGCCGCGCGAGGTGATGCTGGCGCGGATCAACGCCCTGCTGGCCTTCGACATCGACGCGCGGCTGGACGAGATCACCCACCGGGTGCTGATCAGCGCCAGCGCCGACGACATGCTGGTGCCGATGAGCTGCTCCCAGCGCCTGGCGGGCCGGCTGCCCAACGCCGACTTCCAGCAGGTCGCCTGGGGCGGCCACGGCTTCACCGTCACCGATCCCGAGACCTTCAACGAGGCGCTCGTGAACTTCCTACAAGGGGAATAA
- the rutR gene encoding HTH-type transcriptional regulator RutR, protein MTGPAAKTVKPPRKASARPAAKPASGARKLVKAAQTLGETEAAQAPRGRRAQAGEARKAAILKGALAVFARQGLDGASVEAIAQAAGISKANLLYYHPSKEALYVAVLEQGLSRWLAPLARFTEADDPADAIAALIAAKLVLSRDHPEVSRLFALEMLRGAPLLKPVLAGPLKAVFDAKVAVVRAWVAAGRLAPVDPPHLIFAIWALTQHYADFAVQVRALSGKSLSDKAFMDETLAAVTALVLDGVRVR, encoded by the coding sequence ATGACCGGGCCAGCCGCCAAGACCGTCAAGCCGCCGCGCAAGGCGAGCGCCCGTCCCGCCGCCAAGCCGGCCTCGGGCGCCCGCAAGCTGGTCAAGGCCGCTCAAACCCTGGGCGAAACCGAGGCGGCGCAGGCGCCCCGAGGCCGCCGGGCACAGGCTGGCGAAGCCCGCAAGGCCGCGATCCTCAAGGGCGCCCTGGCCGTGTTCGCTCGCCAGGGCCTGGACGGGGCCAGCGTCGAGGCCATCGCCCAGGCGGCCGGGATCTCGAAGGCCAACCTGCTCTACTACCACCCCTCCAAGGAGGCGCTGTACGTGGCGGTGCTGGAGCAGGGGCTTTCGCGATGGCTGGCCCCGCTGGCCCGCTTCACCGAGGCCGACGACCCCGCCGACGCCATCGCCGCCCTGATCGCCGCCAAGCTGGTCCTGAGCCGTGACCATCCCGAGGTCTCGCGCCTGTTCGCCCTGGAGATGCTGCGCGGCGCGCCGCTGCTGAAACCGGTGCTGGCCGGCCCGCTGAAGGCGGTGTTCGACGCCAAGGTCGCGGTGGTGCGGGCCTGGGTCGCGGCCGGCCGGTTGGCGCCCGTCGATCCGCCGCACCTGATCTTCGCGATCTGGGCCCTGACCCAGCACTATGCCGACTTCGCCGTCCAGGTGCGGGCGCTGTCGGGCAAGTCCTTGTCCGACAAGGCTTTCATGGACGAGACCCTGGCCGCGGTGACGGCCCTGGTGCTGGACGGGGTAAGGGTCCGCTAA
- the rutB gene encoding pyrimidine utilization protein B, producing MSSSITPLSPGAIMLPARPEPLPVDPKTTAVIVIDMQNAYASPGGYLDLAGFDISGAAGVIQQIKGVLEVARGAGMQVIYFQNGWDDQYVEAGGPGSPNWWKSNALKTMRARPELQGKLLARGQWDYELVDELKPQPGDIQLHKTRYSGFFNSQLDSVLRARGIRHLVFVGIATNVCVESTLRDGFFLEYFGTVLEDATHQAGPDFVQKAALFNIETFFGWVSTTADFKGAFGQLAPRT from the coding sequence ATGAGCTCGTCGATCACCCCGCTTTCTCCCGGCGCGATCATGCTGCCCGCGCGGCCCGAGCCGCTGCCGGTGGATCCCAAGACCACGGCGGTGATCGTCATCGACATGCAGAACGCCTACGCCTCGCCGGGCGGCTATCTGGACCTGGCCGGCTTCGACATCTCGGGCGCGGCGGGCGTGATCCAGCAGATCAAGGGCGTGCTGGAGGTGGCCCGCGGCGCGGGCATGCAGGTGATCTATTTCCAGAACGGCTGGGACGACCAGTACGTGGAAGCCGGCGGTCCCGGCTCGCCCAACTGGTGGAAGTCCAACGCCCTGAAGACCATGCGCGCCCGGCCCGAGCTGCAGGGCAAGCTGCTGGCGCGCGGCCAGTGGGACTACGAACTGGTCGATGAGCTCAAGCCGCAGCCCGGCGACATCCAGCTGCACAAGACCCGCTACAGCGGCTTCTTCAACAGCCAGCTGGACAGCGTTTTGCGCGCGCGCGGCATCCGCCACCTCGTCTTCGTCGGCATCGCCACCAATGTCTGCGTGGAGTCGACCCTGCGGGACGGCTTCTTCCTCGAATATTTCGGGACCGTGCTGGAGGACGCCACCCACCAGGCCGGCCCCGACTTCGTCCAGAAGGCCGCCCTGTTCAACATCGAGACCTTCTTCGGCTGGGTCTCGACCACGGCCGACTTCAAGGGGGCGTTCGGTCAACTGGCGCCGCGAACCTAG
- the rutC gene encoding pyrimidine utilization protein C, protein MPKTVIIPPGTGTPIAPFSPGTLADGVVYVSGTLAFDKDNNVAFPDDAEAQTRQVLETIKSVIETAGGTMDDVTMNHIFLTDWSNYQTINKVYAEYFPGDKPARYCIQCGLVKPGFVVEIASVAHIGKR, encoded by the coding sequence ATGCCCAAGACCGTCATCATCCCGCCCGGCACGGGCACGCCCATCGCGCCCTTCTCGCCCGGCACGCTGGCCGACGGCGTGGTCTATGTCTCGGGCACCCTGGCCTTCGACAAGGACAACAACGTCGCCTTCCCCGACGACGCCGAGGCCCAGACCCGCCAGGTGCTGGAGACCATCAAGTCGGTCATCGAGACCGCTGGCGGGACCATGGATGACGTGACCATGAACCACATCTTCCTGACCGACTGGAGCAACTACCAGACGATCAACAAGGTCTATGCCGAGTACTTCCCCGGCGACAAGCCGGCCCGCTACTGCATCCAGTGCGGCCTGGTGAAGCCCGGCTTCGTGGTCGAGATCGCGTCCGTGGCGCACATCGGGAAGCGCTGA
- a CDS encoding ATP-binding protein codes for MRLILGIVGAASVLVVVSILGALALMALAARQLDRIEAVDEIEITQRTIVRALERMEREVTSATVWDQAYKATGWTIDAHWADTDFATYYHDQFKHDLTFVVRSGQVAYASLDGKRTPAAALGDFPEQAAPIAAIVAADARDARRAGRLSTAGEVTRTGLMRVDGAVYLTAFAAITPESRSVADAYDGPPAIVVSARRMDPAFIRQLSDDLGLDALALLDEPYGKAPRVTLSDIHGRPLAALAWKPVNPGLTLLKSIAPWIAAGFGVLGCAGAVLLTRVTEALRKLEAGRVALIAAKEQAEAANEAKTRFLANMSHEIRTPLNGVLGMAQVMAADALSEPQAKRLRVLTESGQSLLVLLNDILDIARLETRAVRLRAELFDLAALVEASCAAFSGAAAAKELGLTVDIAPELRGRWTGDPMRLRQVLGNLVANAIKFTDEGGVTVRVRPATKGGLRFEVEDTGQGVAAEHQPALFKTFSQVDTSTTRAHDGAGLGLSICRELVELMGGTIGVHSSLGLGSSFHFTVPLTQVNADRPTLRVVR; via the coding sequence ATGCGGCTGATCCTCGGGATCGTCGGCGCGGCCTCGGTGCTGGTGGTCGTCTCGATCCTGGGCGCCCTGGCCCTGATGGCCCTGGCCGCTCGCCAGCTGGACCGGATCGAGGCCGTCGACGAGATCGAGATCACCCAGCGCACGATCGTCCGCGCGCTGGAGCGCATGGAGCGGGAGGTGACCTCGGCCACGGTCTGGGACCAGGCCTACAAGGCCACGGGCTGGACCATCGACGCGCACTGGGCCGACACCGACTTCGCCACCTACTATCACGACCAGTTCAAGCACGACCTGACCTTCGTCGTCCGCTCGGGCCAGGTGGCCTACGCCTCGCTGGACGGCAAGCGGACCCCGGCGGCGGCGCTGGGCGACTTCCCCGAACAGGCCGCGCCGATCGCCGCGATCGTCGCCGCCGACGCCCGCGACGCCCGTCGCGCCGGCCGGCTGAGCACCGCCGGGGAGGTGACCCGCACCGGCCTGATGCGGGTCGACGGGGCGGTCTATCTGACCGCCTTCGCCGCCATCACGCCCGAGAGCCGGTCGGTCGCCGACGCCTATGACGGCCCGCCCGCCATCGTCGTCTCGGCCCGCCGCATGGACCCGGCCTTCATCCGCCAGCTGTCCGACGACCTGGGGCTGGACGCCCTGGCCCTGCTGGACGAGCCCTATGGCAAGGCGCCGCGCGTGACCCTGTCGGACATCCATGGCCGGCCGCTGGCGGCTCTGGCCTGGAAGCCGGTGAATCCTGGCCTGACGCTGCTGAAGAGCATCGCCCCCTGGATCGCCGCCGGCTTCGGGGTGCTGGGCTGCGCCGGCGCGGTGCTGCTGACCCGCGTGACCGAGGCCCTGCGCAAGCTGGAGGCCGGCCGCGTGGCTCTGATCGCCGCCAAGGAACAGGCCGAGGCCGCCAACGAGGCCAAGACCCGCTTCCTGGCCAATATGAGCCACGAGATCCGCACCCCGCTGAACGGCGTGCTGGGCATGGCCCAGGTGATGGCCGCCGACGCCCTGTCCGAGCCCCAGGCCAAGCGCCTGCGGGTGCTGACCGAGTCCGGCCAGTCGCTGCTGGTCCTGCTGAACGACATCCTGGACATCGCCCGCCTGGAGACCCGGGCCGTGCGCCTGCGGGCCGAGCTCTTCGACCTGGCCGCCCTGGTCGAGGCCAGTTGCGCGGCCTTCTCGGGCGCGGCGGCGGCCAAGGAGCTGGGCCTGACCGTCGACATCGCGCCCGAGCTGCGCGGTCGCTGGACGGGCGATCCGATGCGCCTGCGCCAGGTGCTGGGCAACCTGGTGGCCAACGCCATCAAGTTTACCGACGAGGGCGGGGTGACCGTCCGGGTGCGTCCCGCGACCAAGGGCGGCCTGCGCTTCGAGGTCGAGGACACCGGCCAGGGCGTCGCGGCCGAGCACCAGCCGGCGCTGTTCAAGACCTTCTCCCAGGTCGACACCTCGACGACCCGCGCCCACGACGGGGCGGGGCTGGGCCTGTCGATCTGCCGCGAGCTGGTCGAGCTGATGGGCGGGACGATCGGCGTCCACAGCTCGCTGGGCCTGGGCTCCAGCTTCCACTTCACCGTCCCCCTGACCCAGGTCAACGCCGACCGCCCGACGCTGCGGGTCGTGCGCTAG
- a CDS encoding alpha/beta hydrolase family protein yields the protein MLVRSILQIACAAGLLAGAPAFAQTPQRDVAAGQAEHARMLKALGITRPLRPGVDGYNKTAPNAVNYDEAKAGPFSLLPDPLAFPDGRPVPNGEAWWKARRPQLVAAFDSEVYGRVPKHAPKITWTVVKETKTVRAGVPVVEKRLAGVADNSRAPAIKVSLDLLVVTPEGQKGVPLILELGFPDGPPWARNRPPPPGPGPSYQDWRDLVLAKGWGYAILDPTSVQADDPARLNQGIIGLANRGHPRKSDDWGALRAWAWGASRAIDYFESDPAIDAQRVGIEGLSRYGKAALVAMAYEPRLAVGLIASSGEGGAKLHRRQRGEQVENLAAEGEHHWMSGEFLKYAGPLTADDLPVDAHELIALVAPRPLFISVGNDEADAWTDPRGMFMATVAAGPVYRLLGARDLEATTYPAPLTLLATGDLAFRQHEGGHTPGPNWPYFLAFAGRYLGK from the coding sequence ATGCTTGTAAGATCAATCCTGCAAATCGCCTGCGCGGCGGGCCTGCTGGCGGGGGCGCCGGCCTTCGCCCAGACGCCCCAACGCGATGTCGCCGCGGGCCAGGCGGAGCACGCCCGGATGCTGAAAGCGCTGGGCATCACCAGGCCTCTGCGGCCCGGCGTCGACGGCTACAACAAGACCGCGCCCAACGCCGTGAACTACGACGAGGCCAAGGCTGGGCCGTTCAGCCTGCTGCCCGACCCGCTGGCCTTCCCGGACGGCCGCCCGGTCCCCAATGGCGAGGCCTGGTGGAAGGCCCGCCGCCCGCAGCTGGTCGCCGCCTTCGACAGCGAGGTCTATGGCCGCGTCCCCAAGCACGCGCCGAAGATCACCTGGACGGTGGTCAAGGAGACCAAGACCGTCCGCGCCGGCGTGCCCGTGGTCGAAAAGCGCCTAGCGGGCGTGGCGGACAATAGCCGCGCGCCGGCGATCAAGGTGTCGCTAGATCTGCTGGTGGTCACGCCCGAAGGTCAAAAGGGCGTCCCGCTGATCCTGGAGCTGGGCTTCCCCGACGGTCCGCCCTGGGCCCGCAACCGGCCGCCGCCGCCCGGTCCGGGCCCCTCTTACCAAGACTGGCGCGACCTGGTCCTGGCCAAGGGCTGGGGCTACGCGATCCTCGATCCGACCAGCGTCCAGGCCGACGATCCGGCCAGGTTGAACCAGGGGATCATCGGCCTCGCCAACCGGGGCCATCCGCGCAAGAGCGACGACTGGGGCGCCCTGCGCGCCTGGGCCTGGGGCGCCAGCCGGGCCATCGACTATTTCGAGAGCGACCCGGCCATCGACGCCCAGCGCGTGGGGATCGAGGGCCTGTCGCGCTACGGCAAGGCGGCGCTGGTGGCCATGGCCTACGAGCCGCGCCTGGCCGTGGGGCTGATCGCCTCGTCGGGCGAGGGCGGCGCCAAGCTGCACCGGCGCCAGCGCGGCGAGCAGGTCGAGAACCTTGCCGCCGAGGGCGAGCACCACTGGATGTCCGGCGAGTTCCTGAAATACGCCGGCCCGCTGACCGCCGACGACCTGCCGGTCGACGCCCACGAACTGATCGCCCTGGTCGCGCCCCGGCCGCTGTTCATCAGCGTCGGCAACGACGAGGCCGACGCCTGGACCGACCCGCGCGGCATGTTCATGGCGACCGTGGCGGCGGGACCGGTCTACCGGCTGCTGGGCGCGCGCGACCTGGAGGCGACGACGTATCCGGCCCCGCTGACCCTGCTGGCGACCGGCGACCTGGCGTTCAGGCAACACGAGGGCGGCCACACGCCGGGGCCGAATTGGCCGTACTTCTTGGCGTTCGCGGGGCGGTATCTGGGGAAGTGA